In Acholeplasma equirhinis, the following proteins share a genomic window:
- a CDS encoding 6-phosphofructokinase, producing MAKAKLVGAALLGQSGGPTSVINASAAGVFLEALKHEEITEIYGAKHGIKGILDEDFFDIRQEDPAELERLKYTPSSAIGSVRYKLKDVNKDATDYNRLLEVFKKYNIRYFFYNGGNDSMDTCLKISKFMKKSGWECRVVGVPKTIDNDLFGIHHSPGYGSAAKYVATSIMELYLDGTVYNTQQFVIVEVMGRNAGWLTAAAQLASVGGVQPDLIYLPEVAFDIDKFYEQVGALLKTGKSVMVVVSEGIKTKEGKYIPELEAEIKKDAFGHANLGGTASILAKHVGEKFGVKTRAIEFSLLQRAAAHVASQTDIDEAFKVGSIAVKKAVAGTTDKFVGIVRDETSAKYKAKFPLLPLKIVANTERKVPLEWILPDGKGLTQEYIDYALPLIQGETKLQKENGLPRFARLKKVLVAKK from the coding sequence TTTATGGAGCGAAACACGGTATTAAAGGGATTTTAGATGAAGATTTCTTTGATATTAGACAAGAAGATCCAGCTGAATTAGAAAGATTAAAATATACACCATCTTCTGCAATCGGTTCTGTACGTTATAAATTAAAAGACGTAAACAAAGATGCAACTGATTACAACAGATTACTTGAAGTTTTCAAGAAATATAACATTCGTTATTTCTTCTATAATGGTGGAAATGACTCAATGGATACATGCTTAAAGATTTCTAAATTCATGAAGAAATCTGGTTGGGAATGTCGTGTTGTTGGGGTTCCAAAAACAATTGACAATGACCTATTCGGTATCCACCACTCTCCAGGATATGGTTCTGCTGCTAAATATGTAGCAACATCAATCATGGAATTATATTTAGACGGTACTGTCTATAACACTCAACAATTCGTTATCGTTGAAGTTATGGGTAGAAATGCTGGTTGGTTAACAGCTGCAGCTCAACTTGCTTCAGTTGGTGGCGTACAACCTGACTTAATCTACTTACCAGAAGTTGCATTTGACATTGACAAGTTCTACGAACAAGTTGGTGCTTTATTAAAAACTGGTAAATCAGTAATGGTTGTTGTTTCAGAAGGTATCAAAACAAAAGAAGGTAAATATATCCCTGAATTAGAAGCTGAAATCAAGAAAGATGCTTTCGGTCATGCTAACTTAGGTGGTACTGCTTCTATCTTAGCTAAACATGTAGGTGAAAAATTCGGCGTTAAAACACGTGCAATCGAATTCTCATTATTACAACGTGCTGCTGCTCACGTAGCTTCACAAACAGACATCGATGAAGCATTCAAAGTCGGTTCTATCGCAGTTAAAAAAGCTGTTGCTGGTACAACTGATAAATTCGTTGGTATCGTTCGTGATGAGACTTCAGCTAAATATAAAGCTAAGTTCCCATTATTACCATTAAAGATTGTTGCGAATACAGAACGTAAAGTTCCACTTGAATGGATCTTACCTGATGGTAAAGGTTTAACTCAAGAATATATTGATTACGCATTACCTTTAATCCAAGGTGAAACTAAACTTCAAAAAGAAAACGGCTTACCAAGATTTGCTCGTTTAAAGAAAGTATTAGTTGCTAAAAAATAA
- a CDS encoding protein-export chaperone SecB has protein sequence MKIRTTLIQADKLILHDNHISGENFNFQPIYEKEIYKESDNAYLLKVNVRIESTRENPFPINVDVSFNAKFEFEEVEDQSLIANYLNIGAIQMMFPYIRSAITNLTTAALLPPLILPVVDVRTFIDATKTK, from the coding sequence ATGAAAATACGTACCACACTGATTCAAGCAGACAAACTTATCTTGCATGATAATCATATCTCAGGTGAAAACTTCAATTTTCAACCTATTTATGAAAAAGAAATTTATAAAGAATCAGATAATGCATATTTATTGAAAGTCAATGTTCGAATTGAAAGTACTAGAGAAAATCCATTTCCGATTAATGTGGATGTTTCCTTTAATGCAAAATTTGAATTTGAAGAGGTTGAGGATCAATCTCTAATTGCAAACTATTTAAACATTGGTGCTATTCAAATGATGTTTCCTTACATTAGATCTGCAATTACAAATTTAACTACTGCTGCTTTATTACCACCGCTTATCCTCCCTGTTGTCGATGTAAGAACTTTCATAGATGCTACAAAGACAAAATAA
- the gdhA gene encoding NADP-specific glutamate dehydrogenase, whose translation MNQYLSMLYSELEQKYPTQPEFLQAVLEFLNSISDYINQNPNIVETDVVRRMLEPDTSASFKVVWEDDLGNLQVNRGYKVQFNQALGPYKGGLRFNPNVNESIFKFLAFEQTLKNALTGIPMGGSKGGSDFNPKGKSEREIKRFCEAFMIELMKYSGPDFDVPAADSGVGIKEIGYMFGIYKRITNRHNGVLTSKGVNYGGSYVRPEATGFGLIYMTLHLLKKFYHTDLTGKTILISGCGNVSVPAAEKATSLGAKVVGMSNIDGVIHDENGLDIELVKRIRDEKLPLSYYLEKYPDTNYFINSKDLWKLKADIALPCATQNELDLEAAKTLNKNGVLAVLEGANMPTTLDATNFFIENKVLFVPGKAANAGGVSVSGLEMTQNATHTQWPFEVVDQRLKEIMKSIFDGIYETAEAFGNPYDLVKGANIKAFEKLYLAMLEQGY comes from the coding sequence TTGAATCAATATCTTTCAATGCTATATAGTGAACTTGAACAAAAATATCCAACACAACCTGAGTTCCTACAAGCAGTTTTAGAATTTTTAAACTCGATTTCTGATTATATCAATCAAAATCCAAATATTGTCGAAACAGATGTTGTTAGACGTATGTTAGAACCAGATACTTCTGCTTCATTTAAAGTTGTATGGGAAGATGATTTAGGTAATCTTCAAGTCAATCGTGGATATAAAGTACAATTTAATCAAGCACTGGGTCCTTATAAAGGAGGACTCAGATTTAATCCCAATGTAAATGAATCCATCTTTAAATTTCTAGCTTTTGAACAAACATTAAAAAATGCTTTAACCGGTATTCCGATGGGTGGTTCAAAAGGTGGTTCTGACTTTAACCCGAAGGGTAAGAGCGAAAGAGAAATCAAAAGATTCTGTGAAGCATTTATGATTGAACTGATGAAATATTCAGGACCAGATTTTGATGTACCTGCTGCTGACAGTGGTGTTGGTATAAAAGAAATCGGTTATATGTTCGGTATATACAAAAGAATTACGAATAGACATAATGGAGTCTTGACTTCTAAAGGGGTTAACTACGGCGGTAGTTATGTTAGACCTGAAGCAACTGGATTTGGCCTTATCTACATGACATTACACCTTTTAAAGAAGTTTTATCACACAGATCTTACAGGTAAAACAATCTTAATTTCAGGTTGTGGTAATGTTTCAGTACCTGCAGCTGAAAAAGCAACTTCACTTGGTGCAAAAGTTGTTGGTATGAGTAATATTGATGGTGTGATTCATGATGAGAATGGTTTAGATATTGAACTTGTAAAAAGAATTCGAGATGAGAAACTACCATTATCTTATTACTTAGAAAAATATCCTGATACAAACTACTTTATCAATTCAAAAGATTTGTGGAAGTTAAAAGCAGATATTGCACTACCATGTGCAACTCAAAATGAACTGGATTTAGAAGCTGCTAAAACTTTAAATAAAAATGGTGTATTAGCTGTCCTTGAAGGTGCAAATATGCCAACAACATTAGATGCAACCAACTTCTTCATTGAAAATAAAGTGCTCTTTGTACCAGGTAAAGCAGCAAATGCAGGTGGTGTTTCAGTATCCGGTCTTGAGATGACCCAAAATGCAACCCATACCCAATGGCCATTTGAAGTTGTTGATCAAAGATTAAAAGAAATCATGAAATCCATCTTTGATGGTATTTATGAAACTGCTGAAGCATTTGGAAATCCTTATGATTTAGTTAAAGGTGCAAACATTAAAGCATTTGAAAAATTATACTTAGCAATGCTTGAACAAGGATATTAA
- a CDS encoding helix-turn-helix domain-containing protein — MKKDYKIENVIKQIEDKNETLQIWRKQYESQKKIIDKIISVRKSKGITQKQLAEMTGLKQSAIARIESFSNSPQLDTLVKISFALDLKIELLDHTQEIYNVLKFDNLKIDIEDHFIEYIRNIFINKLSNEIKHTKNIEISTKEVNNENTYHTDSSRQTYLA, encoded by the coding sequence ATGAAAAAGGATTACAAGATTGAAAATGTTATCAAACAAATTGAAGACAAAAATGAAACTCTTCAAATATGGAGAAAACAATATGAGTCTCAAAAGAAAATCATTGATAAGATTATCTCTGTAAGAAAATCCAAAGGTATTACACAAAAACAACTTGCAGAAATGACAGGATTAAAACAATCTGCAATTGCAAGAATTGAAAGTTTTTCTAACAGCCCACAACTTGATACATTAGTAAAGATTTCTTTTGCTTTAGATTTAAAAATAGAATTACTTGATCATACTCAAGAAATTTATAACGTGTTAAAATTTGACAATTTAAAAATCGATATCGAAGATCATTTCATCGAATATATTAGAAATATATTCATTAATAAATTATCAAATGAAATTAAACATACAAAGAATATTGAAATCTCTACAAAGGAGGTAAACAATGAAAATACGTACCACACTGATTCAAGCAGACAAACTTATCTTGCATGA
- a CDS encoding type II toxin-antitoxin system RelE/ParE family toxin: protein MVVGYFPTEQDSDIQNLWEYLSGSGNQKLYNKVNIFIDKLKEHGLLMNQEFKSESFKKLDEDLYELRPDSIRITFTVDKYGRAWILTWFKKTSTKTPPSEIDRANGVKNRVISLVKEGKL, encoded by the coding sequence ATGGTCGTTGGATACTTTCCTACAGAACAAGATTCCGATATTCAAAATTTATGGGAGTACTTATCTGGTAGTGGTAATCAGAAATTATATAACAAAGTTAATATATTTATAGATAAACTAAAAGAACACGGTTTACTTATGAATCAGGAATTTAAGTCGGAATCTTTTAAAAAACTAGATGAAGATTTGTATGAGTTAAGACCTGATAGTATTAGAATAACATTTACTGTTGATAAATATGGTCGTGCGTGGATACTCACTTGGTTTAAGAAAACATCGACAAAAACACCTCCATCGGAAATAGATAGAGCTAATGGTGTTAAAAATAGAGTAATTAGTTTAGTAAAGGAAGGAAAACTATGA